The genomic window CTTTGGTTAAAAAATCAAATATGTTTGCTATTGATACTGATGATTTAATCGAAAGTATGGAAAACAGAAGCATCAAAAAAATCTTTGAAGTTGAGGGTGAACCATATTTTAGAGCCTTAGAAGAAAAGACTGCTTTGTGGTTGGAAAAGAGTGTAAATAACACAATTATTTCAACAGGTGGTGGATTTTATAAGCAAGAAAATATAAACAAAATAGGAAAAGTTGTTTATCTAAAATCATCATTTCAAGGTATCTTAGACCGAATTAACGCTGCCCCAAATGCTGCAAATAAATTGAAAAAAAGACCACTTTTACAAAATATGGAAGAGGCAATGAAACTTTATAATTTAAGAGCAAAAGAGTATGAAAAAGTTGCAAAAATTATAGTTGATGTTGAAAATAAAGATATAAAAGATATTGTAAAAGAGATTTTAGGACAAATATAATGAAAATAATTAATACAAAAGATGTAAATTTTAAATCAGAATTTGATGGAATTTTAGCTCGAGCTAAAAGTGACATCAAAGGTGTTTCAACAATTGTTATGAATATTATTGATGAAATTGTTCAAGAAGGAAACACAGCTTTAAAAAGACATATTGAAAAATTTGATAAATGGGAAGTTAAATCAGATGTTGATTTAATGATAAATCCAGATGATATGAAAAAAGCTTATGACAATATTGATGAAAAATTAAGAGATGCTTTACATATAGCTTATAATAGAATCAAAACTTATCATGAGAAACAACTTCCAAAATCATGGATAGATTTCGAGTCAAATGGAACAATCCTTGGACAAAAAGTAACTCCTGTTGATAGAGCTGGACTTTATATTCCAGGTGGAAAAGCTGCATATCCAAGCTCACTTTTAATGAATGCAATTCCAGCAATCGTAGCTGGTGTAAAAGAGATAGTTGTTTGTACTCCAACTCCTGATAATGAAGTAAATGAACTTTTATTAGCTGCCTGTCACTTATGTGGAATTAAAAAAGCTTATAAAGTAGGAGGAGCTTCAGCGATTGCTGCAATGGCTTATGGAACTCAAACTATTCCAAAAGTTGATGTTATTACAGGTCCTGGAAATATTTTTGTAGCAACTGCAAAAAAACTTGTATTTGGTGAAGTAAATATTGATATGATTGCAGGTCCAAGTGAGATTGGAATACTTGCAGATGAAACAGCAAAACCTCACTATTTAGCAATTGATTTATTATCTCAAGCTGAACATGATGAAATGGCAAGTTCAATTATGATTACAACTTGTGAAGAGGTTGCGCAACTTACAAGTAATGAAGTTGAAGAGTATTTGAAAAATTTAAGTAGAGAAACAATTGCTAGAAAATCAATTGAAGATAGAGGTGCAATTATAGTTGCCTCTTCAATGGAAGAAGCACTTGAATTAATGAATGAAATTGCTCCTGAACACTTAGAAGTTATGACAAAAAATCCATTTGAATTATTACCATTTATTAAACATGCAGGTGCAATTTTCTTAGGTGAAAATACTCCTGAACCAATAGGTGATTATTTAGCTGGTCCAAATCATACACTTCCAACTGGAAGTACAGCTAAATTTTATAGCCCTTTAAATGTAGAAAATTTTATGAAAAAAAGCTCAATTATTAATTTTTCAAAAAATGCAATAAATGAATTGGGTGAAGCGTGTGCTTTATTAGCAGATACAGAAGGATTAACAGCTCACGCAAAAGCTGTTAGAGTTAGATTAGAAAAATAGATATGAATAGGCTTTATTCTTAAAGCCCTTTAGGTTTTTGCTACTTTTTAAGGATTTTTTACAAATCCTGTTAAAAAAGTAGAAATTAAATGAAATAGGTTCCCTTTTAAAGAGGAACGATTTAAAAGGAGATAAATATGTCAATGTTTGGCGATTGGTTTAGTGAAGATGAAGATGATATTTTTATGGGAAGCCCAAAATCTAAATTTTTTGATGTTTCAAGACAAGCTTCAAAAGAAATAGTTGAAGAAGAGACTGATAAAATAATTGAGAAATTAGCTGTTTTAGAAATGATTATTAGTGAAGATAAAGGTGAAAATTTTGATATTAATGAATTTATCAAAGAATATACTTTAGAAAACTATGAAAAAGTAAAAGCTATGAAAAAAGGTCTTTATGTTGAATTTACAGGTGAAATAATCTGTAGATTAGATTCATAAGGTCAAAAAGTGGAAGAGTTACAACAAGTAAAAGAACAAATAAAAAAATTTGTAGAAGTTTGTAATGACAAAAAAAGTTTAGAACTTTTAGATATGTTAGCAACTGGAAAAATGTTACGTTCTAAACTTATTTTGAAAATTGCTGGAATAAATGAAGAGAGTATTAAACTTTGTGCTGTTGTTGAGATGATTCATGCAGCTTCTCTTTTGCATGATGATGTAATTGATGATGCAGATACAAGACGTGGTCAGCCTTCAGTTAATGCACTTTATGATAATAAAACTTCTATTATGTTTGGAGATATTTTATACTCACGTGCATTTACAGAACTTTCTCAAATGGATAAAAAGGTTGCTTATACAATTTCAAATGCTGTAACACTTCTTAGTATTGGTGAAATGATAGATGTTGATTTAACAAATAGTTTTAACAAATCTTATGATTTATACCTTGATATGATTTATAAAAAAACAGCTTCTTTAATAGAAGCATCAGCAAAAGCAGCTGCAATCTTAGCAGGACTAGATGTTGATAAATATGCCTTATATGGTAAAAATCTTGGACTTGCTTTTCAAATGATAGATGATATTTTAGATATTACTCAAGATAGTGCAACTCTTGGAAAACCAGCAATGCATGATTATATTGAGGGCAAAGTTACAATTCCATATTTATTACTTCATGAAAGAATTGAAGATAAAACAAAATTAGAATCTTTATATAAAAAAGAGTTGACTCAAGATGAGAGTTCTTGGATAAAAGAGCAAATGAATATTACAAATGCTCTAAACGATTCAATTTTACAAGCTAAAGCTATTGGAAACGAAGCTATAAATGCAGTAATTGATGAAAAAGATAGTCAAACTCTTGTGATGATTATGAAAGCTATGATAGAAAGAGAGTTTTAGATGAGTTATTTAGTAATTAGTTTTTCTCACAAAAATATTGATATAAAAATGAGAGAAAAACTGGCTTTTAACGGCGAAGAAGATAAAGATAGATATTTAAGACAAATATTAGAAA from Arcobacter venerupis includes these protein-coding regions:
- a CDS encoding shikimate kinase, whose translation is MKKNNIILIGFMGVGKGTVARALVKKSNMFAIDTDDLIESMENRSIKKIFEVEGEPYFRALEEKTALWLEKSVNNTIISTGGGFYKQENINKIGKVVYLKSSFQGILDRINAAPNAANKLKKRPLLQNMEEAMKLYNLRAKEYEKVAKIIVDVENKDIKDIVKEILGQI
- the hisD gene encoding histidinol dehydrogenase: MKIINTKDVNFKSEFDGILARAKSDIKGVSTIVMNIIDEIVQEGNTALKRHIEKFDKWEVKSDVDLMINPDDMKKAYDNIDEKLRDALHIAYNRIKTYHEKQLPKSWIDFESNGTILGQKVTPVDRAGLYIPGGKAAYPSSLLMNAIPAIVAGVKEIVVCTPTPDNEVNELLLAACHLCGIKKAYKVGGASAIAAMAYGTQTIPKVDVITGPGNIFVATAKKLVFGEVNIDMIAGPSEIGILADETAKPHYLAIDLLSQAEHDEMASSIMITTCEEVAQLTSNEVEEYLKNLSRETIARKSIEDRGAIIVASSMEEALELMNEIAPEHLEVMTKNPFELLPFIKHAGAIFLGENTPEPIGDYLAGPNHTLPTGSTAKFYSPLNVENFMKKSSIINFSKNAINELGEACALLADTEGLTAHAKAVRVRLEK
- a CDS encoding DUF2018 family protein, translated to MSMFGDWFSEDEDDIFMGSPKSKFFDVSRQASKEIVEEETDKIIEKLAVLEMIISEDKGENFDINEFIKEYTLENYEKVKAMKKGLYVEFTGEIICRLDS
- a CDS encoding polyprenyl synthetase family protein; amino-acid sequence: MEELQQVKEQIKKFVEVCNDKKSLELLDMLATGKMLRSKLILKIAGINEESIKLCAVVEMIHAASLLHDDVIDDADTRRGQPSVNALYDNKTSIMFGDILYSRAFTELSQMDKKVAYTISNAVTLLSIGEMIDVDLTNSFNKSYDLYLDMIYKKTASLIEASAKAAAILAGLDVDKYALYGKNLGLAFQMIDDILDITQDSATLGKPAMHDYIEGKVTIPYLLLHERIEDKTKLESLYKKELTQDESSWIKEQMNITNALNDSILQAKAIGNEAINAVIDEKDSQTLVMIMKAMIEREF